One stretch of Pseudomonadota bacterium DNA includes these proteins:
- a CDS encoding TonB-dependent receptor, protein MKRPADTRWGALVLLGPLLLLGAFDREAQAEDRRAAFVLFVKDAHTDGPVAGAVISGADEAELARSGRDGKVVAALALAQTQIRIDHPSYRARSLRVSELASGGDPFLILLEPAAARPAKAVAQEPEETVAQEPEQIVVTARKRRVIAQVTALSGMELQDAMRSSMPATLARLPGFFAAYNGPAASRPSARGMSGDRLLILEDGFRTGGLYWSAADHGVMVEPLSAATIEVVRGAASLAYGADAIGGAVNVRRADIPGVLPDGVAVRLASHLESVNRQWAQAANVSAGAGDWAFRVEESTSRGGETRTPRGRLTGTSFRARGAAAGLAWHPVWGAAGVALRYYGNQYGVPGEFGGQLIPGGHPGGAWIETSRMLGRARVVLEPDAGALLRRVTVEGNLTQYEHDEIEARLLGRASFGARFRLRTTEARVLCEHGKTQGSNAGTWHGALGLLLLSQELQSGGTSPGNRGGSSVNFAAFAYEEVPVRALRIQAGVRWDLRASAPGWLDPIAVRTAQRRIHKEVSRRRFSGGSGSLSVLWPFADGFSVGTTVARSFRAPTLQELYSDGPHLADFSFDIGSPDLRAEVGTGIDVFLRGTIQRLQLRGSLYASRVSGYVYYLATGETRRLIREGLRPVETPVYEARSAEAQILGGEGQLKWHFMPPLSAEVTASYTRAETAAGDPLPFIPPLSGAASLRYEGAVVFASLELRTNAGQRRVPRPVSVGTRQLLPQLPTAGTTLIGAKAGLRLQRGGAEHMLTAELANATNRDWRSHLSRVKDIAPQPGRNLLLTYSLTF, encoded by the coding sequence GTGAAACGTCCCGCCGACACCCGCTGGGGGGCGCTCGTACTCCTCGGCCCGCTGCTCCTGCTGGGCGCGTTCGATCGGGAGGCCCAGGCGGAAGACCGGCGTGCGGCCTTTGTGCTGTTTGTGAAAGACGCTCACACGGACGGGCCCGTAGCGGGCGCGGTGATATCCGGAGCCGATGAGGCGGAGCTTGCGCGCTCGGGACGCGATGGCAAGGTAGTCGCAGCGCTCGCGCTCGCGCAGACGCAGATTCGCATAGACCACCCGAGCTACCGGGCGCGCAGCTTGCGGGTATCCGAGCTTGCCTCCGGCGGCGACCCGTTTCTCATCCTTTTGGAGCCGGCGGCCGCTCGGCCGGCGAAGGCAGTTGCGCAGGAGCCGGAGGAGACGGTTGCGCAGGAGCCGGAGCAGATCGTGGTCACCGCCCGCAAGCGGCGTGTCATCGCGCAAGTGACGGCGTTGTCGGGCATGGAGCTGCAGGACGCCATGCGGTCCAGCATGCCGGCAACCCTTGCCAGGTTGCCCGGGTTCTTCGCGGCCTACAATGGACCTGCCGCCTCGCGCCCCTCGGCCCGCGGCATGTCCGGCGACCGCCTTCTGATTCTCGAGGACGGGTTTCGAACCGGGGGCCTGTATTGGAGTGCCGCAGACCATGGCGTCATGGTCGAACCGCTTTCCGCTGCCACGATCGAGGTCGTTCGGGGAGCCGCCAGCCTGGCCTACGGAGCCGACGCCATCGGCGGCGCCGTAAACGTGCGGCGAGCCGATATCCCGGGTGTGCTTCCGGACGGCGTTGCAGTTCGGCTCGCGTCCCACCTCGAGTCGGTCAACCGGCAGTGGGCCCAGGCGGCCAACGTCTCTGCAGGCGCTGGGGACTGGGCTTTCCGCGTAGAGGAATCGACGAGTCGAGGCGGCGAGACGAGAACGCCACGCGGCAGACTCACAGGCACCAGCTTTCGAGCGCGGGGGGCCGCCGCCGGCCTGGCCTGGCACCCGGTCTGGGGCGCCGCAGGGGTCGCATTGCGTTACTACGGCAACCAGTACGGTGTTCCCGGCGAGTTCGGGGGACAGCTGATCCCGGGCGGCCATCCCGGCGGCGCGTGGATTGAAACCAGTCGCATGCTAGGACGGGCAAGAGTCGTGCTCGAGCCGGACGCGGGCGCCCTGCTGCGTCGCGTGACCGTCGAAGGCAACCTCACGCAGTACGAGCACGACGAAATCGAGGCCCGCTTGCTGGGACGCGCGAGCTTTGGCGCTCGCTTCAGGCTGCGGACCACCGAAGCCAGGGTGCTGTGCGAACACGGCAAGACCCAGGGGTCGAATGCCGGCACCTGGCATGGGGCGCTCGGGCTGTTGCTGTTGAGCCAAGAGCTCCAGTCGGGGGGCACGTCCCCGGGCAACCGGGGGGGCTCCAGCGTCAACTTCGCGGCCTTCGCCTACGAGGAGGTCCCCGTTCGGGCCCTTCGAATTCAGGCGGGTGTTCGTTGGGATCTGCGAGCCAGCGCGCCCGGCTGGCTCGACCCGATCGCTGTTCGCACCGCGCAGCGGCGGATCCACAAAGAGGTCTCGCGACGCCGCTTCTCCGGCGGCTCCGGCTCCTTGTCGGTCCTGTGGCCCTTTGCGGATGGCTTCAGCGTTGGAACCACGGTGGCCCGTTCCTTTCGCGCCCCGACGCTTCAAGAGCTGTACTCGGATGGACCGCACCTGGCCGATTTCTCCTTCGATATCGGCAGCCCCGACCTGCGAGCCGAGGTTGGAACCGGGATCGATGTCTTCCTCCGGGGGACCATACAACGCTTGCAGCTTCGGGGGTCGCTGTATGCGAGCCGCGTGAGCGGCTACGTGTACTACCTGGCCACGGGAGAGACGCGGCGGTTGATTCGCGAGGGCTTGCGTCCGGTCGAAACACCCGTGTACGAGGCTCGGTCGGCCGAGGCGCAGATCCTCGGCGGCGAAGGGCAACTCAAGTGGCACTTCATGCCGCCCCTCTCGGCCGAGGTGACCGCTTCCTATACGCGGGCCGAAACTGCCGCGGGCGATCCCCTGCCGTTCATTCCACCCCTTTCGGGCGCCGCTTCTCTCCGATACGAGGGCGCCGTCGTGTTCGCTTCGCTGGAGTTGCGAACCAATGCGGGCCAGAGACGCGTGCCACGTCCCGTGAGCGTAGGGACACGCCAGCTTCTGCCGCAGCTCCCCACCGCTGGTACCACGCTCATCGGGGCCAAAGCCGGCCTGCGACTGCAGCGGGGTGGCGCGGAGCACATGCTGACGGCCGAGCTGGCCAACGCCACCAACCGCGATTGGCGGTCCCACCTTTCCCGTGTCAAAGACATCGCCCCTCAGCCGGGGCGCAACTTGCTGCTTACCTACTCGCTAACCTTTTGA
- a CDS encoding metalloregulator ArsR/SmtB family transcription factor has protein sequence MPADTMTHVSPKHSQHVSDALLRRAATMLKAASSPERLRLLECLREGEACVSGLAEHLGEAVTTTSNRLQLLAREGLVARRREERHQYYRLADEHVTKLLDVVLEHARHVASHEARIAGLEISE, from the coding sequence GTGCCCGCAGATACCATGACCCATGTGTCGCCCAAGCACAGCCAGCACGTTTCCGATGCGCTGCTGAGGCGCGCGGCCACGATGCTCAAAGCCGCGAGCAGTCCCGAGCGCCTCCGCCTCTTGGAGTGTCTGCGTGAGGGCGAAGCATGTGTGTCGGGGCTCGCGGAGCACCTCGGCGAAGCCGTTACCACAACATCGAATCGCCTGCAGCTGCTTGCACGAGAAGGTCTCGTGGCCAGGCGGCGTGAAGAGCGGCACCAGTACTACCGGCTGGCCGATGAGCACGTCACCAAACTCCTGGACGTCGTGCTCGAGCACGCTCGTCACGTGGCGAGCCACGAGGCACGTATCGCGGGCCTGGAGATTTCGGAATGA
- a CDS encoding MerC domain-containing protein encodes MQAGTQYQQGSNSRDRWGIAASTMCALHCILGPVLAASAGTLSLFGDERIEIALAVFACGIVVYALQHAYSAHRSLTPAAVATGGIAVLGAVRTAEFDLEHAEMLGSVAASMLLVAAHVLNTRELRRAACCGEAGCMLGTHRSADGDAA; translated from the coding sequence ATGCAAGCAGGAACGCAATACCAGCAGGGAAGCAATTCACGCGATCGCTGGGGCATTGCGGCCTCGACGATGTGCGCACTTCATTGCATTCTGGGCCCGGTACTGGCGGCAAGCGCGGGGACGCTGTCACTGTTCGGCGACGAGCGAATCGAGATCGCGCTGGCGGTTTTCGCGTGCGGCATTGTAGTGTACGCTCTGCAGCATGCATACTCCGCGCACCGCAGCCTGACGCCGGCGGCGGTGGCTACCGGAGGCATCGCGGTCCTGGGCGCAGTCCGTACCGCTGAGTTCGACCTGGAGCACGCAGAGATGCTCGGCTCGGTCGCCGCCTCGATGCTACTCGTCGCCGCGCATGTCCTCAATACGCGTGAGCTTCGACGCGCAGCCTGCTGCGGCGAGGCCGGTTGCATGCTGGGCACTCATCGGTCGGCGGACGGTGACGCCGCGTAG
- a CDS encoding fused MFS/spermidine synthase, with protein MSDRSPRGPPAGIRTPDRRSSPARAAILLAVLSGAAALSHELLWTRRLFDALGGSASAAARVFGAFFLGLSLGAALVSWLPNLARRPWLALARAELAIGLLSLPMLLLPELADELWPWLGGAALTGTAGSWTKLTISLAVVCPPAIAMGMTLPLLTAACVRSANASGRSVASSRSVASSRSVASSRSVASNRSVASNRSVVWLYAANTAGGVLGLTAALLLCLPALGTVGSLVATAALNLAVAACAWVLARQDGSEQAQTKLPAPPLQPPDRPIWLYALSLLSGFAVLAVEVALLRMLMLAATTSMHAPFAVLVAVIAALAAAAWAAPHLLPSLPIHTRIAILLVGAALCFGLAPLAFAKLAAVPGLLTAKSAEGFVLRLTGLTLVVGGPALWLAGAVFPTLLQTLSVGKQAATGLARLLACNGVGGLLGAETAYRVLLPRFGPYQTLGICGLLYVALGSLWFLKTARPSRALGYASPAWLGIAVLSFGVLPELPVVNPHMSFNLLQVESGREGTLVVAEHPKMGRLMLVDNQYVLGSTRARYNQERQAHLALLAHPHPTQVGFIGIATGSTPGAALLHPEVETIHAVEISTTVARMAERHFGDMNHGVMRDPRTRLVLEDGRMYVAATREALDVVAGDLFLPWGAGAGRLYSVEHFRNVRRALRDGGVFCQWLPMYQLTSRQLAMVVRTFLQVFPNAHLFRGGFHPDRPVLGVLGIKGGTLDWSVIADRTRAVRSHDRIKDPTCRWAEGVGLLYLGPANTLELPEAPIVRLSNVDFEHDASSVRLSGAGREAYLYNRNWTEFLKRRHAWFSRAAANQVPANVRDRARLGIALTNLDVARRTRHPATAKLAQHIARTFPAQISLDQGAERSQWPGIGPWNPPRASRATEDRPKL; from the coding sequence GTGAGCGACAGATCTCCTCGTGGACCGCCGGCAGGTATCCGCACGCCGGACCGCCGCTCCAGTCCCGCTCGCGCTGCGATCCTGCTGGCCGTTTTGAGCGGGGCCGCAGCGCTCAGCCACGAGCTGCTTTGGACACGGCGCCTGTTCGACGCACTGGGGGGCAGCGCATCGGCCGCGGCGCGTGTCTTTGGAGCCTTTTTTCTGGGTTTGTCGCTCGGCGCGGCGCTCGTGAGCTGGCTGCCGAACCTCGCCCGGCGCCCGTGGCTTGCGCTGGCTCGAGCCGAACTCGCCATCGGCTTGCTTTCGCTGCCGATGCTGCTGCTTCCGGAGCTTGCCGACGAGCTGTGGCCTTGGCTGGGCGGCGCGGCGCTTACCGGCACGGCCGGCAGCTGGACGAAGCTCACCATCTCGCTTGCGGTGGTGTGTCCGCCCGCGATCGCCATGGGCATGACCCTGCCCTTGTTGACGGCAGCGTGTGTACGGAGCGCCAACGCGTCGGGCCGCAGTGTTGCATCGAGCCGCAGTGTTGCATCGAGCCGCAGTGTTGCATCGAGCCGCAGTGTTGCATCGAACCGCAGTGTTGCATCGAACCGCAGTGTGGTCTGGCTCTACGCGGCCAACACGGCCGGTGGCGTGCTCGGCTTGACCGCCGCGCTGTTGTTGTGCTTGCCAGCCCTGGGCACGGTCGGCTCGCTGGTGGCAACGGCGGCGCTCAATCTCGCCGTCGCCGCCTGCGCCTGGGTCCTGGCACGGCAAGACGGCTCGGAACAGGCTCAGACCAAACTTCCTGCGCCCCCCTTGCAACCGCCGGACAGACCGATCTGGCTGTACGCACTTTCGTTGCTGTCAGGCTTCGCAGTGCTCGCGGTAGAGGTCGCGCTGCTGCGCATGCTCATGCTGGCCGCCACGACCTCCATGCACGCCCCTTTTGCGGTCTTGGTGGCGGTGATCGCTGCACTCGCGGCCGCCGCCTGGGCTGCGCCGCATCTGTTGCCGTCCCTGCCGATCCATACCCGGATTGCGATCCTGCTTGTGGGCGCTGCCCTGTGTTTTGGACTTGCGCCGCTCGCCTTCGCCAAACTGGCTGCAGTGCCCGGACTGCTCACGGCCAAGAGCGCCGAGGGCTTTGTGTTGCGTCTGACCGGCCTCACGCTCGTCGTTGGCGGACCGGCGTTGTGGTTGGCCGGCGCGGTCTTTCCGACGCTGCTCCAGACGCTCTCGGTGGGAAAACAAGCTGCGACCGGCCTCGCTCGCCTCCTCGCCTGCAACGGCGTGGGAGGGTTGCTAGGAGCCGAGACGGCATACCGGGTCCTCTTGCCTCGGTTCGGACCGTATCAAACGCTGGGAATCTGCGGCCTGCTCTACGTCGCGCTCGGCTCCCTGTGGTTCTTGAAGACGGCTCGCCCGAGTCGTGCGCTCGGTTACGCCTCGCCGGCATGGCTCGGCATCGCCGTCTTGAGCTTCGGGGTCTTGCCCGAGCTTCCCGTAGTCAACCCACATATGAGCTTCAACCTGCTCCAGGTCGAAAGCGGCCGCGAGGGCACGCTGGTGGTCGCCGAGCATCCCAAGATGGGACGACTCATGCTGGTGGACAACCAGTACGTCCTGGGCAGCACCCGCGCGCGCTACAACCAGGAGCGGCAGGCGCACCTGGCCTTGCTGGCGCACCCCCACCCCACGCAGGTCGGATTCATCGGCATCGCAACCGGGTCGACGCCCGGCGCAGCCCTGCTGCACCCCGAAGTAGAGACGATTCACGCGGTGGAGATCTCGACCACGGTCGCACGGATGGCAGAGCGCCACTTTGGCGACATGAATCACGGCGTCATGCGCGACCCGCGCACACGCCTCGTTCTCGAGGACGGGCGAATGTATGTGGCTGCAACTCGCGAGGCCCTGGACGTAGTCGCGGGCGACCTGTTCCTGCCGTGGGGCGCCGGTGCGGGGCGTCTGTACAGCGTGGAGCACTTCCGCAACGTGCGTCGCGCGTTGCGTGACGGCGGCGTGTTCTGCCAGTGGCTGCCGATGTACCAGCTCACGAGTAGGCAGCTTGCCATGGTGGTCAGGACGTTCCTGCAGGTCTTTCCGAACGCGCACCTGTTCCGAGGCGGGTTCCACCCGGACCGCCCGGTGCTCGGCGTGCTTGGCATCAAGGGCGGAACACTCGACTGGTCGGTCATCGCAGACCGGACACGGGCGGTGCGTAGCCATGACCGGATCAAGGACCCCACATGCCGCTGGGCCGAGGGCGTGGGGCTGCTCTATCTTGGTCCGGCAAACACGCTAGAGCTTCCGGAGGCACCCATCGTTCGGTTGTCCAACGTCGACTTCGAGCATGACGCAAGCAGCGTGCGCTTGTCCGGAGCCGGCCGGGAGGCGTACCTGTACAACCGCAATTGGACGGAGTTCCTGAAGCGCCGGCACGCGTGGTTCAGCCGCGCAGCCGCGAACCAAGTGCCGGCCAACGTACGCGATCGGGCGCGGCTAGGAATCGCGCTCACGAACCTCGATGTCGCGCGCCGCACGCGCCACCCGGCGACCGCGAAGCTTGCGCAACACATCGCCCGTACGTTTCCGGCTCAGATCTCTCTAGACCAGGGAGCCGAACGGTCCCAGTGGCCTGGGATCGGTCCCTGGAATCCTCCTCGAGCGAGCCGGGCGACCGAGGATCGTCCGAAGCTCTAA